The following proteins are encoded in a genomic region of Cyclonatronum proteinivorum:
- the secE gene encoding preprotein translocase subunit SecE codes for MSKVKNFSEGVRKEWNKISWPTLKELQDNTTVVVLFSIILSLFIFFIDQIYTKALEFIFG; via the coding sequence ATGAGCAAAGTTAAAAATTTCTCTGAAGGCGTCAGGAAAGAGTGGAATAAAATATCCTGGCCTACTTTAAAAGAGCTTCAAGACAACACCACAGTCGTGGTGTTGTTTTCTATTATATTGTCCCTGTTCATTTTCTTTATAGATCAGATTTACACGAAAGCACTTGAGTTTATTTTTGGATGA
- the nusG gene encoding transcription termination/antitermination protein NusG, with product MTDQNDIQWYVIRCFSGHEKKVKEALLERFREDGAIDKVEQVLIPTETVIEIRNGKKRQREKNFFPGYIMFQGVYDESINDIVSGTASVIGFLKGGKNQNKPTPLQESEVNRILGKVTKDKEAVAGGGLVEIPFRKGDLIKITDGPFVNYDGTVEEVYPDRMKLIVHVSIFGRKTPVEVDVNQVEPD from the coding sequence ATGACAGATCAAAACGACATACAATGGTACGTCATCAGGTGCTTTTCTGGTCATGAAAAAAAGGTAAAGGAAGCACTGCTCGAACGCTTTCGCGAAGACGGTGCAATTGATAAGGTAGAACAGGTACTCATCCCTACTGAGACGGTAATAGAAATCCGTAACGGCAAAAAAAGGCAGCGGGAGAAAAACTTTTTCCCCGGTTACATCATGTTTCAAGGCGTTTATGATGAATCTATCAATGACATTGTATCCGGTACTGCTTCTGTTATTGGATTTTTAAAGGGTGGTAAGAATCAAAATAAACCGACGCCACTTCAGGAAAGCGAAGTTAACCGAATTCTCGGTAAAGTAACCAAGGATAAAGAAGCAGTAGCTGGAGGCGGTTTGGTTGAGATTCCGTTCCGGAAAGGGGACCTCATCAAAATTACAGATGGGCCTTTTGTCAATTATGACGGTACGGTTGAAGAAGTTTATCCCGATCGTATGAAGTTGATCGTGCACGTAAGCATTTTCGGGCGCAAAACCCCGGTTGAAGTTGACGTAAATCAGGTAGAGCCTGATTAA
- the rplK gene encoding 50S ribosomal protein L11: MAKKIDKVIKLQIKAGQANPAPPVGPALGQAGVNIMEFCKAFNARTQDKMGTVTPVVITVFTDKSFTFVTKTPPAPVLLKKAANIQSGSGEPNRIKVATVTFSQCREIAEQKLPDLNAYDVESAAEMIAGTARSMGLRVDRSK, translated from the coding sequence ATGGCTAAGAAAATTGACAAAGTAATCAAACTCCAGATTAAGGCCGGTCAGGCAAACCCTGCACCCCCGGTAGGACCCGCTTTAGGACAGGCAGGGGTCAACATTATGGAGTTTTGCAAGGCCTTCAACGCAAGAACACAGGACAAGATGGGTACCGTTACCCCGGTGGTTATTACGGTCTTTACTGACAAATCATTTACATTTGTTACGAAGACACCACCAGCGCCAGTTCTGCTTAAGAAAGCGGCCAATATACAGAGCGGTTCAGGTGAACCTAACCGTATTAAAGTCGCAACCGTAACCTTCTCCCAGTGCCGGGAAATCGCCGAGCAGAAGCTTCCTGACCTCAACGCATACGACGTAGAGTCAGCTGCCGAGATGATCGCCGGTACAGCACGCAGCATGGGTCTAAGAGTAGACCGCAGTAAGTAA
- the rplA gene encoding 50S ribosomal protein L1: protein MSKKGKKYNEAASLIEAGKEYSLEEAAELIGKTSLVNFDASVDIDVRLGVDPRQADQMVRGNVSLPHGVGKDVRVLALVNPAKQEEAKQAGADHVGLDEYIEKLESGWSDIDVIVATPDVMGKLGKLGRFLGPRGLMPNPKSGTVTMEPGKAIKEVKAGKIDFRVDKYGILHTSIGKASFSPDKLVDNAKAFINTVIKLRPASAKGTYVKSIYLSTTMGPSITINRTVAVK, encoded by the coding sequence ATGTCGAAAAAAGGAAAAAAATACAACGAAGCTGCCTCTTTGATAGAAGCAGGCAAAGAGTACAGCCTTGAAGAAGCTGCTGAGTTAATTGGCAAAACTTCACTGGTGAACTTTGACGCTTCCGTAGATATTGACGTTCGCCTGGGTGTTGATCCTCGTCAAGCCGACCAAATGGTAAGGGGTAATGTATCTCTTCCTCATGGTGTTGGTAAAGATGTGCGCGTACTTGCTCTTGTAAATCCTGCAAAGCAGGAAGAAGCAAAGCAGGCAGGTGCCGATCACGTTGGTCTTGACGAATACATTGAAAAGCTTGAATCAGGATGGTCTGATATCGATGTAATCGTTGCCACACCCGATGTAATGGGTAAGCTTGGTAAGCTTGGGCGTTTTTTAGGTCCGAGAGGCCTTATGCCCAACCCCAAAAGCGGAACTGTTACGATGGAACCAGGTAAAGCAATTAAAGAAGTGAAAGCCGGAAAGATTGACTTCCGTGTTGATAAATACGGGATTCTACACACTTCAATTGGTAAAGCGAGTTTCAGCCCCGATAAGCTTGTTGATAACGCCAAAGCGTTTATTAATACCGTAATCAAGCTTCGTCCGGCTTCAGCTAAAGGTACTTACGTTAAAAGTATTTATTTGAGTACTACAATGGGGCCGAGTATAACGATTAACCGAACAGTTGCTGTAAAGTAA
- the rplJ gene encoding 50S ribosomal protein L10, which yields MATLAQKKVAAKEILEVLKESDAVYLAEYTGMTVAEVSNLRREFKKDGITYKVFKNTMVKRAMDEVGGYEDVYPYLENQTAFMFASGNPSKPAKILKEYLKSNKKPLFKAAYIDGVVYGESELDALSSMKSKEEVIGDIMGLLMAPITNVVGALQAQGGNIVGALKTIAEKEN from the coding sequence ATGGCAACATTAGCTCAGAAAAAAGTAGCAGCAAAAGAAATTTTGGAGGTTCTAAAGGAATCTGACGCGGTTTATCTGGCCGAATACACAGGTATGACCGTAGCTGAAGTCAGCAACCTTCGCCGTGAATTCAAGAAAGACGGAATAACCTACAAAGTGTTTAAGAACACTATGGTTAAGCGGGCGATGGATGAAGTTGGCGGATATGAGGATGTTTATCCTTATTTGGAAAATCAGACTGCATTTATGTTTGCATCCGGTAATCCATCCAAACCTGCCAAAATTCTCAAAGAATACCTCAAATCAAATAAAAAGCCACTTTTCAAGGCCGCTTATATTGATGGCGTAGTATATGGTGAATCAGAATTGGATGCTTTATCAAGCATGAAGTCCAAGGAAGAAGTCATCGGCGACATCATGGGCTTGCTCATGGCTCCGATTACAAACGTAGTTGGCGCGCTTCAGGCACAAGGTGGCAATATTGTTGGCGCATTGAAAACAATCGCCGAAAAAGAAAATTAA